The nucleotide sequence tccAGAAACATCTGTTCATActacatctaatatataaaatactcgtGTCTCAATGTTCGTTCCTATACTATTCCTACATATTAAGGGCTGGATcgattcttattaaatttggcGTGCATATAgtgtaggtctgagaatcagccaacatctattttccaTACCCCTTAATGATAATAGTTAGGCAGACCAGCGTTTGCCCGGTCAGGTATGAATGCttaatgtaatgtatgttACTAACTAATTGTAATGAGTGGAAAAATTGTCATCACGAACATGctgcttaaaatttatttagttctttTTGGTTCTTACGACAACATTCCCAGATATACCTAACATCCATGTTTGCACCCGTGCGAATCCGGGGCGGCTCGCTAGTGCGAAATATACGTAAACGGGGATATTATAGTGGATGGTAAATGTATCTATAATgtttaactataaattataatgtaggtaAAGTTGTTAGATCGCTCGCATTAAGTCTCTTAATCCAGCCTATAACaaactttgtaaatatatcttaCCCTTGCAGCGTTTATAATAATCGATTTACTTTGGACTTATTAAACTTCATGCCGAATTTAAACCTCATTTAAAACATTGCTGAACTTGATGAGAACTTGACAAAATACTTTATCTGAGAGGGCAGTCAATGTGGCGTTAAATTCGAGATTTATGGCTAAACTTCGAGATTTGAGCTTAGGAATGAATCAAAGGGCCTCCAACGTCTCGTTCGGTTTCATTGCAGATAAATCGGCATGATGGATAAGAACACTTTTATCCTCAGTTGAAAGATGCGCAAGTCAATGCTTTTGGGGCACCTGTGATACTTATGCAGCTACTACTAGCTTATCTAatcatttgataaaatttattaccattcactataatgttaatataattggcAATGACAACGATGACTCATGTAAAAggttctaaatattttagtctTCCCGCTCCTCAATCAATCAACCTTTGCGTGTTTATGAATGCAATGtcgttgtttaaaaataataccgtAAGgctaatttcaattaattaattacttgaaAAATACCGTTCTGGGCAATATTCCGCTCATTGGGTTAACTACAAGTGATATCATGTAAGTCATTATGTATGATGAATGAAGTAAGGATCAGGtagaacaaaagaaaaaaaagtgttggaaaactttcaaaattttattaaatagatacatttttgcatataaaaattatctagtGAGGctatctaataattaattagaactaagacaaataaaatggataataatattgaaaatgcaCAAATAAACACGTATCATTTCTTTTCGCgtacaattgtttaaaatttaattgaacacAGGGTAAAATTTCAAGGTACATGTAAGTAATTTCAAAATCCAATAAAATGAAGAAGTAAATGTTTGAACAgctttatatatcatatataatttacatgcaAATTGTCCACATTTATACGGTACAATAATGGCGAAGCggtttatgaataatattacataaactaATCACTTCCTCGTACAAATCCAAAAATCATGTTTtcgtaaaatatgttttcattgGAAGTGTCCTTATTGCATTGCACATTCAATTATCTATTAATTCAATACGAACAACTTCCAACATCAATAAactggtacataatatataataaaacaaaattgttgttattgaacattatttttaaagtgtgATTTGTGAACTGTTGGCCATAGACGACAGAAAGTTcaggtataataaatattcattgagTGAATTTAAGTCATCCTTAATGATCACGAAGAACCAAAAATGGTGATTTCCACACTTGAGTCCAGAGTATATGTCTAcctgtaaaaattattatattaataagttcTGCAATTATTGGAAAATTTTGCGAccgataaattaaattctaaatatcgcacgttttaaatttgaagtagtttaatagatgctattatacatatgaaccTTCCTTTTAAAtcactatctataaaaaatacccataaaaatcagttgcgcagttttaaagatttaagcatacataggaacaTAGTGACATAACGGTGTCGTGACATGAGCCTACCTCAGCTCCCTCCCTATCTTTAGAAGCCATCTACAAAAAAATGACATATACAACACTTGAAGGCAAATTTGGTATGTTACCTTACTTCTTCTTCGTAGTCTCCTCCTTGGCCTTCTTCTCGGCCTCGCGTCTCTTGGCCGCCTCCTCCCGCTGCTGGCGGATGATCGCGAGCCGCGCGAGGTCCGCCCGCGCCTGGTCCGTCTTGCCCTCCGCGTGCGCCTTCTGATACGCCGCGGCGGCTCGCTGCCGTTCTATTTCTTCGCGTTCACGCCTGGAACGGACGATTTCATGTTGTTCATTTTGTGTAGCGATATTTGTTAAAGCCACTTGGGgatgtaagtaaattattgaaaaatttatttattcatcataacAAGtagtttttcaaaattttttggCCTATAATAGATGGCTAGAGTCAGAACATTTTTGAGTCAAGCACGCtacggcacgaattgggtcagcttagaccggggaagtaccacacccgcacagaaaactggcgtgaaatattggcatgccactgtgtttcatacggcgagtgggggagccggagacccgtttccttttcctcacccgtcccagtccatgccttctttccagttgttAATCCTTTCGTTTTCCCTCACTCCataaaagcaggcagcgcatttgcagaggcactacctgggcaaatgtccatgggcggtggtgaatGCTTACCGGctggcaaaccaccagctcagttgcccgctatgacataaaactcATTTCAATATTGATTTCACATGTTGTGTCAAACAtgactatttttaatactgtATTCATACTGAAACACCTCAAAGcattaatgcaataattacttattaggTAACAACTGAGTTTGAGGACAATATAACTAATTACTTAAACTTTTTTACCTTGATAGTTGAGGTTTCTCTCCTTCACCGAGATTGTccaaatttgataatttcttattttttttaactactcGGTTAGGATTCTCAACTTCTATCAAAGCTGACACACCTTTTGCTTTGGCTGGGGCCtgaaacaatgtttatttatatatttatattttttgctaaaaCTTTACCATTAACCTTAgtctaattataaatgttaacatttagcggtctttttaattaattagataataaGTACTGCAAGTTATCTTATAATGTAATCATAAGCAATGATGTATATTATTCCACCTGTAGGTTTGGCAGGTGCTTAACACATAAAAGATATATGAAAAGCCTTTAGTGACCAATACCCAAGTCTTAAAGTTCAATTGATGGAGCTGTAGGTGGGTAAATTTTTACCTCATCATCAGAATCAGTTTCATCACTGCTGCCAGATCCAGACTTATTTCCTTCAGACTCTTCTTCACTTGAGCTTTCATCTCCATGTTCCTTTCTCcatctgaaatatttttaataatagttttagaTACTGGCACcagaaatgttttttatacattaggCACTAGAACTAACAGTAAATCTTTAAACATGGACTGCAAAATTTACAGTATGTGTTTGATGTGCAACAATGTTACTCttcttgataaaattatattttaatgaacaatGCTCAAACAAACGCTTTATGTGTTTAAATGATCGAGTCATTCATTTGACATAAAAAccaaacttacttttttttcaGTTCTTCCTGTTTACGCTGTTCTTCTAACTCTTCTGGGCTAGTAAATTTACGGTTACGCCCCTTGTGATTGGTGTACTTTCCTGAAAACAGAATCCGATTAATTGAACAGGTTAAAACCCAAACAAAAAGCacatttgaaataacattGGCCGACATTGAAACATTGTAgtgataaatgaatatatcatTTCACTTACCACGTGGCATTCTGTCGAAAACTTTGGTTCAGAGTTTAGGGCCTAATAGaagtattttagtttatttgataattatcaaaaataaaaagaattatttaattttggacGAATTTAACTTTGACgtcaaaattaaaacgattGACGATTCCGAATAGaacagataacatatttacTCCCTTAATGTTGCCATTTTCATCAATGTCCTAcagatatcataaaataaggTTAGGtagtttctataaaatatagtacaagcttataaataaatagcttattaattaatgatactcataatattgttatgtcaTTACAATGATTAATAGAATACCATGAAATTATTCCTTAGGATGAGAAATTGCTTGTCTTATAAGTATTCTTTCCAACAATAGATGGCGTATAAGTAGCGTAATTagactattataatttatataacgtaAGTACTACTAAAAACGGTGTAAAAGTAGTTAAAAGGGTGAAGGAAAAAATCGTGGCGAAACTggtatgtccaagaattaaaagttcgacgacatgtgacatccgcccacccgcacttggccaacgtggtggatttaagcctgaaccctcataggagccctgtgtcccagctgtgggaacatatatgggctgatgataatgataatgatggAGTACTAGTAACTGCAATCAACTACTCAAAAGTGAGTACATCTGTGACACTATAGATATATAGTGTATAcactatagatatattatgatttatggaTGATAGTGTGTACACTATAGATATATTTGaatctatacatacatataagttgaagattgtatgtttgttacttggacgcgctaatctcaggaactccTGGACCTATATGGAAGAAATTCGaaacagagatagtttgaaacTTAAGAAAGGTTTTTATCTTTCCAAAACAATGAGAGCTACGCGGGGAACATCTTGGGACTatcaatcttttccttattaagtttttttggtTCTGAAGAATATTTTGATCAACCGTTTTTATGGAAAGGATTTTCTGTGTaagacaataatataaaaagacgaAATAACAAGAAGAAAGGAATAGGGCAGGCCCTAAGACAGGTCTTAATTAagcaataacataaatattattataaatatattaaattgaaaacccTGGCCCCATTTTGTGCCGTGggccattttaaaaataaaaagtgacaaatattttagtagTTATTCCTTATCGTTTGATACCCATGAAgttgttaaaaacataatatttaattccacATTTTGTGACAGTCGCGACTCGATGTCACCGATTTTCCTCAAACATAGCTAAGAAGCACTACAAAGAAACTGGCTGTCAAACAAAAAAGTCGCCGGTCTATCCGTTTGAGAGCTACGACGCAACACAAAGACAAACAGACATCGACGTCAAACTTGTAACAACCCTCTTTTTGTGTCAGGGgctaaatagtttttatttaaatgtaattattataatactattacaataaaaaagaaatgtcatcttagtattatatagttacaaaaaatacattttacactaaattttgcaattatatgaaacaaaaatatatacattactttACGaagtatatataagaagaaatgcataaaaaatattttaatgagggtattttaatgaaaataagaaacacTCTCTGAAAAAAGTTAGGTACTAAGGACATTGtataataaggaaaaattGTGTTTCGACAGAACGAAAAGATCTGTCAGgtaactattaaaatttatataagatggaattctacaaaaattattagaattttatatactatttagAACCCTTTTAAGCctgtatgtataaatgtatatacctacatacttATAGTGGTAAAAAGGCGGAAGAAGTACAAGAATTTTGTAATACTTATCTACCTACTCACCAGATTTGTGCCTGGAGATAGAAGGCTGGATAGTGATTCACATGGGTTACGTTTTATTGTGGTGAATTTTCCATTGATTTGTGAAATTTCGGTAAAATTCATACCAATGGGAATTGCCTTTGACCTTATTAACCTTATTTTATGGACCGCTTAGGTTCCTGTGCGTGATATCTACAATCCATTATTATAACAGACCAGCGGTCcgcccggcttcgtccgtggtacatttatagcctatagccttcctcaataaatgggcgctctaatactgaaagaatttttcaaatcggaccagtagttcctgagattattgcgttcaaacaaacaaacacttcagctttataatattagtatagataatcaAGGTTCATGAATGCtagtaagtaaattattgAGCCAAAAATATTCACGAACTGCTTTGATAGCTCAGTAGAacactttttttaacaaagactcataaaataaaactaatttacgTACCTTTAACTACTTAAAAGTTCCCACACTCCACAGCAGTGCTTGCTAAAATTAGTAGCGGAAAATCTTTACCTCGTATGTAAATTTTTCCCGCAAAAAGTGGCTCGTACCTACCTGTAACGTATCCGCACACATTATTgttatgacttaaaaaaaacgctGATATTTGCATAATTAGCAATGGATTTAGACCAAAATAATtgactattttattacatacatattacaaaCTCAAGCGTGATTATAAAGCTGCGATTCGGTAGCAGAGGTCGATATACTCATATACGCtaaatatgacaaaatatcactaaaaatattaagtactcATAACGtctttacaaataaagaaaaactggAACATTTAATCTTTCCGTAAGCACCCCACTGGCATCGTAATTCTCTCTGTTATTTCCGCGgtgtataaaaaatgcataaacataccaattttatttaatattacggTTAGATTGTTAGATTCAGGTTTAGGTACTTAGCATTAATATACGTGACTctgttaatatgtaattacataaaacatggTATTTCgctaaaatagaataatatgttttaataaaccgACTGTTAAAATACTACAtacctataattttttattagaatgatatattttcttgcttcttactaattattataaattataattaataatacatgtgttttttatattattaaaagcggAATGAATTCGATAATTTCtacatataaaagaaaatcgttAATATGAAAAGgttaaataaaagtgtacctatatgttatatgagTATAGGTATTAAAAACAGGCATACAACGACACCACAAACTTTTTTAGTCTCATATTGCAAATTTCTTAAGTGAATAATTGCACATAatgacatataataattacctaCATGTTATGAATCCAACTACATAACGTACAGGTACATaactaaacatatttttatgatccTTAGAAATGCGTCATAACGGtaactttatgatattatcaatatttcaagtttacttcaattttatttccgtTCTTTATAaggacataatattaatatgtaggtGCGtatagttgttttatttttcctttcattTTAATACCCTTAAAGAGACTTAGCACATATGGTTGTGATTGAGTTTCAGATACATCAATAGGATAAACTATGCTTAATAGATTACTACAATCGAGGCTGTATAAATTCGTAtcttgttattgtattatgataATCATCAAATCAGCATTAAAACATACTTAGTGCCTATTTCTCATCGTTTGGGTCaatttaaggaaaatataaaattatgaatctcTAGGTTTAAAATCGTGTGTGAGAATCAAATTGTTATGATAGTGCGACGCCGTGCAGACTGGTTTCATTggcaaattaatataaattgccaCTACAACAGGCACTGAGTTAATTTCCCTCAAGATTAACGCAGGACGCTATAGAAAAATGTGTCCACTAATTGGTTTGCCCAAGACGTAGAGTTAACCTGTTAAaggaatattattatcttgCTGCGGCGTTCCTATCAGTACGCCGATGCATCTGTTATGTTCGTACGTTGAATATAAGCAAGAGGATCTTCGGCGCGCGTCCATACATTACTCTACCGAGACCTTGTGCGCTACGGAAGGACGCAGCCCCTACACGAAAACATCCCGCCATTTTCGAACTAGCATTTACGCGGGAAAGTCATAtgcgattgtttttttttattttaattttaagttaagaATAATTGTGTGTGGAACaattaaaaggaataaaaaaggtaagatattattcacaaacattttactttaatattaacaaaatttttggcCGAGTTTGACTTTATATTTCCAATGCATGAAAATGatcatctatttttattgttaaggtcaaaaattttctttaatatagatacacataaaaacatattgaaatgattaaaaaGCGCAAGCTTTGAAACTACCAATAAACGTATGAGACggaaaatatactttataaagcCTTTACGATAAattcttcatatttattgtaattttttattaagaagatTGTCTTTACAACTACACAACAAAGTGAGACAAAATTAGGTATGAAATTAaccacaataaaacataagacATGAAGAAGTAGGTACGTTCTTTAATTAATCGGTTAAAGCTTTTTCTGTACGATCGAGCCTCAAAGTTCAAACCTACCTAGTAAAATTAGACAAACCAGTGataagctttataaataatcaactcaagcttaattaaaatataggcactttttaaatatttttattcgctcaacatacattattataaaaaaaatcattacttaacattattttacatacaatattgttGCTTAAACAACTGACAACTGTATTccgttattaaaaatataaatataaattttaattggagTAAATCTTGCTAGTATTATCAAGAtgaataaatctattaaagtATGTAGGACTAGCGGCTTATGCGGCACTGCGAATCAGTAAGTTTGTATTCAAAGAAGGACCAAATAACGTTTCTGTAAAAGAAAGATTACCTAGcctgtatttttatgtgttctCACTTACTAGTCTCTATCTATGTATAAGATTCTTCTCATCACTACAACACTTCCGAATATCTTGATCGATATTAATCAATTTGTGCATTCGGTAGATCCGGTCGAAAACTCTTTTTTACATCTCTAAgcgtatatattttacaatctgTGAgggatattatatatgtatccaAACTTCAATTGTGTAATTTCTAATAGTTAAGTACATAATACAACAAAACTGTACAattcaattatgtatattgaataaaaactaaaaaaatacccctataatataatatatctatgtcTGTGTGTTCTCtatttttcacgcaaaaactattagacgaatttaaataaaacttttattctatatataactattagtTCTTAGCAACAAggctaaaatttatttgaaaaatttaatttcaatgtgcATCACACATCAACGGctaatatgatttaaaaacgttaccatagtaaaaaatatgtgattgtatatttaaattgcaaaatatatcTTAGACTATCGTCTTGCGACTTATTTTAGGGAGggagttttattatatattaacatagctaaatagtttttatcaaCCAACCCATTACATTTTAGTTTGttggttaatatttttttgtcctATAATACATGAACAGagagattaataaaaatacaatgagtGTGAATTAGGTAACTATTAAAATCTTATCACTCTAgtgtttataaaagtattggtgtttttttaagaaaagctcactattgttattttatcataatcagCAATCAAGTTTGTAGAGAGACTCATATtactatgaaattaaatacaaacgcATTCCTATCAATCGTGGTatcttcaaacatttttttgaacTTCATTCGGCATTTTAAGTAATTGCTTTACATTCCTACAAATCATAGCAAGGAACTCAAAATATTAGGTATTTTCCCTTTTGGTTATTGCAGTTtcctttttattgtttgtatactACAGTtcagaaacatttttatataaggttTTTGATATCGTTTAGTATAGTTTTAGATatcatctatatttataaaaatgaaacccgttttccttggtcacggcatcacgcgtgaatggctggaccgatttcactaattcttttttttttgtatgtgttattattaggagaaggttcttacggaaaaaaatattaagaaaatctctcagaaatattgaaaaatgtacatttaattttgcatataaggagttgaaatagggagatgaaagcgatataaccgaataccACGCGgccgaagccgcgggcggaaagctagtaaaggATAAACCTTAAACTCCAGAGTTACGTTGGTACGCAATCTTActaacaattattatcattctCCAATGAAATAAACGAGCGTCAATTCGAACATTCAATTAAACAGTATCTCATATACTTTAGTGCAACTCTAAGATCAAGATTACATTAATGATCCGTTACGTATGTTCCTGTAGCACAATGAGGAATTTCAAAGCAACTGTAAGATACAAGATAGTCCTTAAATGCACACTTGTCCGTTCTGTCCATGTTAATTCTGCCGATAGATAGGAGTTCCagttgaaagtttttttaattaaacagtgCGAATCTATAGCTATATTCTACAAAGAAATATGAACGAGATTATGAAATCTTTacttacaataacattaaatttatataaaggttAAAAGTTGctttatttgaacgcgctaatatcagaaactactgga is from Zerene cesonia ecotype Mississippi chromosome 15, Zerene_cesonia_1.1, whole genome shotgun sequence and encodes:
- the LOC119832540 gene encoding 28 kDa heat- and acid-stable phosphoprotein-like isoform X1, producing MPRGKYTNHKGRNRKFTSPEELEEQRKQEELKKKWRKEHGDESSSEEESEGNKSGSGSSDETDSDDEAPAKAKGVSALIEVENPNRVVKKNKKLSNLDNLGEGEKPQLSRREREEIERQRAAAAYQKAHAEGKTDQARADLARLAIIRQQREEAAKRREAEKKAKEETTKKK
- the LOC119832540 gene encoding 28 kDa heat- and acid-stable phosphoprotein-like isoform X2; this encodes MPRGKYTNHKGRNRKFTSPEELEEQRKQEELKKKWRKEHGDESSSEEESEGNKSGSGSSDETDSDDEAPAKAKGVSALIEVENPNRVVKKNKKLSNLDNLGEGEKPQLSRREREEIERQRAAAAYQKAHAEGKTDQARADLARLAIIRQQREEAAKRREAEKKAKEETTKKK